The Winogradskyella schleiferi genome has a window encoding:
- the folK gene encoding 2-amino-4-hydroxy-6-hydroxymethyldihydropteridine diphosphokinase, producing the protein MKPSKTIHIALGSNKGNKLQYLQSAVDAIFKRVGVIQKISKVYKTPAFGFEGDDFFNACIAVETELKPKKVLKELQAIEVDLGRQPKSTDGYESREIDLDILFFEDEILEEKTLVIPHPELHKRKFVLKPLVAIAKHIEHPVLKKSIELLFTECKDDSEIESVNIWLKNPKRAYSFSDYNYIAIEGNIGAGKTSLANKIANDFNAKLILERFADNPFLPKFYKQPERYAFTLEMSFLADRYQQISDDLSQLDLFKDFMVSDYDIYKSLIFSKITLPEDEFRLYRKLFYQVYKDIAKPDLYVYLYQNTERLQANIKKRGRNYEKDIKDDYLEKINAGYLEFLKSQQEMNVKIIDISDRDFVKSRVDYLWLLGEINN; encoded by the coding sequence ATGAAACCATCCAAAACCATTCACATAGCATTAGGTAGTAACAAAGGCAATAAGTTGCAGTATTTGCAATCTGCAGTTGATGCTATTTTTAAGCGTGTTGGTGTTATTCAGAAGATTTCGAAAGTATATAAAACACCAGCTTTTGGTTTTGAAGGTGACGATTTTTTTAATGCTTGTATCGCTGTTGAAACAGAATTGAAACCTAAAAAAGTATTAAAGGAACTTCAGGCCATAGAAGTGGATTTGGGACGTCAACCAAAATCAACCGACGGTTATGAATCCCGTGAAATTGATTTAGATATTTTGTTTTTTGAAGATGAAATTCTTGAAGAAAAAACCTTGGTCATTCCGCATCCAGAACTCCATAAACGTAAGTTTGTACTAAAACCCTTGGTTGCTATTGCCAAGCACATTGAGCATCCAGTTTTAAAAAAGTCAATTGAATTGTTATTTACAGAATGTAAGGATGATTCTGAAATAGAATCCGTAAATATTTGGTTGAAGAATCCTAAAAGAGCTTATTCCTTTAGCGATTATAATTACATAGCTATTGAGGGGAATATTGGAGCAGGAAAGACTAGTTTAGCCAATAAAATTGCCAACGATTTCAACGCTAAGTTAATTTTAGAGCGTTTTGCGGATAATCCGTTTTTGCCAAAATTTTACAAGCAACCAGAGCGTTACGCTTTTACATTGGAAATGTCGTTTTTAGCAGATCGGTACCAGCAAATCAGTGATGATCTATCGCAACTCGATTTGTTCAAGGATTTTATGGTCAGTGATTACGATATTTATAAATCATTGATTTTTTCAAAAATAACCTTGCCAGAAGATGAGTTTAGGTTGTACCGAAAACTGTTTTATCAAGTTTACAAGGATATCGCCAAACCAGATTTATACGTGTATCTCTATCAAAATACGGAACGTTTGCAAGCTAATATTAAGAAAAGAGGTCGTAATTATGAAAAAGACATTAAAGACGATTATCTCGAAAAAATAAATGCTGGTTATCTCGAATTTCTAAAGAGTCAGCAAGAGATGAATGTTAAGATTATAGATATTTCGGATAGGGATTTTGTGAAGAGTCGTGTGGATTATTTGTGGTTGTTGGGCGAGATTAATAATTAG
- a CDS encoding class I SAM-dependent methyltransferase has product MSKKIIKPWPTKDAMSQIYDLNLWGGKDYDFYSGSGSHDSEIIEPYLDSVIAFLKSHNNSLTVCDLGCGDFNVGKELVKYTKKYIAIDIVENLIDRNKSLFKADNLEFHCLDIAEDKLPEADCVILRQVLQHLSNAEIVQIVKKLSHYKYVILTEHLPVGKFIPNKAIISGQGIRLKQNSGVDVLSMPFNLEVKDEKILNEIIPEDEKGIIVTRLYEIIPQSYTK; this is encoded by the coding sequence ATGTCGAAAAAAATAATAAAACCTTGGCCAACAAAAGATGCCATGTCACAAATTTATGACCTGAATCTTTGGGGCGGAAAAGACTATGATTTTTATTCTGGTTCAGGTTCTCATGACTCAGAAATTATTGAACCTTATTTAGATAGTGTGATTGCTTTTTTGAAATCCCATAACAATTCGCTTACCGTTTGCGATTTGGGTTGTGGCGATTTTAATGTGGGCAAAGAGCTGGTTAAATACACCAAAAAATACATCGCCATTGATATTGTTGAAAATCTAATCGATAGAAATAAATCACTCTTTAAAGCAGATAATTTAGAGTTTCATTGTTTAGATATTGCAGAAGATAAACTTCCTGAAGCAGATTGTGTCATTTTGAGACAGGTCCTTCAACATTTGTCTAATGCTGAAATTGTACAAATTGTAAAAAAACTGTCTCATTATAAATATGTAATTCTAACGGAACACCTACCAGTTGGGAAATTCATTCCTAATAAAGCTATTATATCAGGACAAGGTATACGATTGAAACAAAATAGTGGTGTTGATGTGCTGAGCATGCCTTTTAATTTGGAAGTTAAAGACGAGAAAATCTTAAATGAGATTATTCCAGAGGATGAAAAAGGTATTATTGTTACTCGACTTTATGAGATTATTCCACAGAGCTACACGAAGTAG
- a CDS encoding RNA methyltransferase produces MRKLKNEELDRLEVSEFKTAEKSPILIILDNIRSLNNIGSVFRTSDAFLIEKIYLCGITAQPPHNDIRKTALGSTETVDWEHFENTIAIVEKLKSENIKICSIEQAENATMLNDFEPKPNEKYAFVFGNEVKGVAQNVVDASDVVIEIPQYGTKHSLNISVSCGVVVWDVFSKMKKPI; encoded by the coding sequence ATGAGAAAACTAAAAAACGAAGAATTAGACCGATTAGAAGTTTCAGAATTTAAAACGGCTGAAAAATCGCCAATCTTAATTATTCTAGACAATATTAGAAGCTTAAATAACATTGGCTCTGTCTTTAGAACGAGTGATGCCTTTTTAATTGAAAAAATATATCTCTGTGGCATCACAGCCCAACCACCTCACAACGATATTAGAAAAACCGCTTTAGGAAGCACAGAAACGGTAGATTGGGAACATTTCGAAAACACAATAGCTATTGTCGAAAAATTAAAATCTGAAAACATAAAAATCTGTTCTATTGAACAAGCCGAAAACGCCACCATGCTCAACGATTTTGAACCTAAACCAAATGAAAAATATGCATTTGTTTTTGGAAATGAGGTTAAAGGTGTGGCTCAAAATGTAGTTGATGCTAGCGATGTTGTGATTGAAATTCCGCAATATGGTACTAAGCATTCTTTGAATATATCGGTTAGTTGTGGTGTGGTAGTTTGGGATGTGTTTAGTAAGATGAAGAAGCCCATCTAA
- the mutS gene encoding DNA mismatch repair protein MutS, whose amino-acid sequence MAKKAKKVTPLMKQYNAIKVKYPDALLLFRVGDFYETFGSDAVKASKILDIILTKRGAGSESETELAGFPHHSLNTYLPKLVRAGERVAICDQLEDPKQTKTIVKRGVTELVTPGVAFNDDILHSKSNNFLAAVYFEKQRIGVSFLDISTGEFLTSQGNAEYIDKLLQNFKPSEVLISKQSRKAFSEAFGTDFHTFYLEDWVFQADYAHETLIKHFNTKTLKGFGIEDLYEGIIASGVVLHYLGETRHNKLEHIATISRIATDDYVWMDKFTIRNLELYNSTNANAVTLINVIDKTISAMGGRTLKRWLALPLKHAEKIKQRHEVVKYLLENEPLLQKIQSQIKHIGDIERLISKIATTKVSPREVIQLKNSLDAIVPIKSEAEVCENEALKILGDNLHRCDLLRDKIKETLTEDAPVNILKGHTIASGFSQELDELRGLSQSGKTYLDNMLKRECERTGITSLKIASNNVFGYYIEVRNSHKDKVPEEWIRKQTLVNAERYITEELKEYEAKILGAEERILAIEQQLFAELVTWMHQFIVSVQQNAHLIGQLDCLCGFASLAKANNYVYPQIDDSFDLEIKDGRHPVIEKQLPIGEPYIANDLFLDRASQQIIMITGPNMSGKSAILRQTALIVLLAQIGSFVPAGEARIGLVDKIFTRVGASDNISMGESTFMVEMNETASILNNISDRSLVLLDEIGRGTSTYDGISIAWAISEYLHEHPSKPKTLFATHYHELNEMTETFSRIKNFNVAVKELKDNVLFVRKLVEGGSEHSFGIHVAKMAGMPQQVIRRANKILSKLEKSHSSEELTDRVKTLKDDLQLSFFNLDDPLLIEIKDEILHTDIDTLTPVEALMKLNEIKRMLVKKKQA is encoded by the coding sequence TTGGCTAAAAAGGCAAAAAAAGTAACACCATTAATGAAACAGTATAATGCCATCAAGGTAAAATATCCTGATGCCTTGTTATTGTTTCGCGTGGGCGATTTTTATGAAACCTTTGGAAGCGATGCCGTAAAAGCATCAAAAATACTCGATATCATTTTAACCAAACGTGGTGCTGGTAGCGAAAGTGAAACAGAATTAGCTGGTTTTCCGCACCATTCCTTAAATACGTATTTGCCAAAATTGGTAAGGGCTGGAGAGCGTGTTGCTATTTGCGACCAGTTGGAAGACCCAAAACAAACCAAAACTATCGTAAAACGTGGTGTCACGGAATTGGTTACGCCTGGTGTGGCTTTTAATGATGATATTTTACATTCTAAATCCAACAACTTTTTAGCAGCAGTTTATTTCGAAAAACAACGCATTGGAGTTTCTTTTCTGGATATTTCTACAGGCGAATTTTTAACCTCTCAAGGCAATGCGGAATATATAGATAAGCTCCTTCAGAATTTTAAACCAAGTGAAGTTTTAATTTCAAAACAAAGTCGAAAGGCATTTTCGGAAGCCTTTGGAACTGATTTTCATACCTTTTATTTGGAAGATTGGGTATTTCAGGCCGACTATGCCCATGAAACTTTGATCAAACATTTCAACACGAAGACATTAAAAGGTTTTGGAATTGAAGATTTATATGAGGGCATTATCGCTTCAGGCGTGGTGCTTCATTATTTAGGAGAAACGCGCCATAACAAGTTGGAGCATATTGCAACGATTTCGAGAATTGCCACCGACGATTATGTGTGGATGGACAAATTTACAATTCGGAATTTAGAGTTGTACAATTCCACCAATGCTAATGCCGTAACGTTAATCAATGTGATTGACAAAACGATTTCGGCCATGGGCGGACGAACTTTAAAACGTTGGTTGGCGTTACCCTTAAAGCATGCTGAAAAAATAAAGCAGCGTCACGAAGTTGTTAAATATTTGTTGGAAAATGAACCCTTGCTTCAAAAGATTCAAAGTCAGATAAAACATATCGGAGATATTGAACGGCTCATTTCAAAAATTGCAACTACTAAAGTTAGTCCACGTGAAGTTATTCAACTTAAAAACTCTTTAGACGCTATTGTGCCCATTAAGTCCGAAGCTGAAGTTTGTGAGAATGAAGCGTTGAAAATATTAGGGGATAATTTACATCGCTGTGATTTATTGCGAGACAAAATAAAGGAAACATTAACCGAAGATGCCCCTGTAAATATTTTAAAAGGTCATACCATCGCTAGCGGTTTTTCTCAAGAATTAGATGAATTGAGAGGTTTGTCGCAATCTGGGAAAACGTATTTAGACAATATGTTGAAACGTGAATGCGAACGCACAGGCATCACATCGCTTAAGATTGCTTCAAACAACGTTTTCGGGTATTATATTGAAGTCCGAAATTCACATAAAGATAAAGTTCCGGAAGAATGGATTCGTAAACAAACACTTGTAAATGCGGAGCGTTACATTACCGAAGAACTCAAAGAATATGAAGCAAAAATACTAGGTGCCGAAGAGCGTATTTTAGCGATTGAGCAACAATTATTCGCTGAGTTAGTCACTTGGATGCATCAGTTTATAGTTTCAGTGCAGCAAAACGCGCATTTGATTGGGCAATTGGATTGTTTATGTGGTTTTGCAAGCTTGGCTAAAGCGAACAACTATGTGTATCCACAAATTGATGATAGTTTCGATTTGGAAATAAAAGATGGCCGACATCCCGTAATTGAAAAGCAATTGCCAATTGGCGAACCTTATATTGCTAACGATTTATTTTTGGACAGAGCATCGCAACAAATTATTATGATCACTGGACCAAACATGTCTGGTAAATCGGCAATTCTAAGACAAACCGCATTGATAGTTTTATTAGCCCAAATAGGTAGTTTTGTGCCTGCTGGCGAGGCAAGAATAGGTTTGGTCGATAAGATTTTTACTAGAGTAGGAGCGAGTGATAATATTTCGATGGGCGAATCCACCTTTATGGTCGAAATGAATGAAACAGCTTCTATTCTTAATAATATTTCAGACCGAAGTTTAGTGCTGTTAGATGAAATAGGAAGAGGAACGAGTACATATGATGGTATTTCAATCGCTTGGGCCATCAGTGAATATTTGCATGAGCATCCATCTAAACCTAAAACCCTTTTTGCAACACATTATCACGAATTAAATGAAATGACCGAGACGTTCAGTCGCATTAAAAATTTCAATGTCGCGGTAAAGGAGTTAAAAGACAACGTGCTTTTTGTTAGAAAACTGGTGGAAGGCGGAAGTGAGCACAGTTTTGGAATTCACGTCGCAAAAATGGCAGGAATGCCACAGCAAGTAATAAGACGAGCGAATAAAATTCTGTCTAAATTAGAAAAATCACATTCAAGTGAAGAGTTAACGGACAGGGTAAAAACCTTAAAAGACGATTTACAATTAAGCTTCTTTAATCTAGATGATCCTTTATTGATAGAAATAAAAGACGAAATTCTTCACACGGATATTGATACCTTAACACCAGTCGAGGCTTTGATGAAACTTAATGAAATTAAGCGAATGTTGGTAAAGAAAAAGCAAGCCTAA